Part of the Denticeps clupeoides chromosome 3, fDenClu1.1, whole genome shotgun sequence genome, CCTAGAGGGTAAatcactcccctatgaaccagaagacccaggttcaaaccccacggaCTACccctgtgtccctgagcaagacatttaaccctgagtgtctccagggggactgtccccgtatcTTCTGGATAAATGCGTGAAAGAGGCGACCCTGGCAACCCGCGCAGCCCGCGGCCGTCGATCAGCTGCTGCCGCCACGTGGCTGAAAACGCGCACGGTTCTAGCACAGTGTCGGTCGTGGCAGTGACAATGGCATCAGAGTCACAATCTGGCgtgtgtttcatttatttatccatCTATTTATTGTTGCACGAGACGTTAATGCAGTGATTTATAGGTGCCCGTTCTGGCGCCTTAAAACGGCGCTCATTTTTTGACAGAAAACGTAAAAAGATTTGGTGGCTCTGCTGATGCTTTCTAGATTGATATCAAAACGTCTGGCTAAAGGAAACTTACTCTTCAGTTTCACTTCAGTAACTTCAATAACCCTCCATAATCTCAAAGCATTTCCCATAAATATcctttaaaccttttttttaggATTTGACAGTATGCCCAACATGATGcccttcatttacattcacttggattgaaatgaaagtgaaaagtgaagtgattgtcattgcgaaacactgcagagcaacacaacgaaatgtgtcctctgcttttaaccatcacccttggtgagcagtgggcagccatgacaggcgcccggggaacagtgtgtggggacggtgctttgctcagtggcacctcagtggcaccttggcggatcgggacacCACTTTTTTACACTTCTCTAAAGCACTGAGACTTATTAGTATTTATAATTTTagtttgtattattattacgttttatttattattattaatattattattatcattacatttacggcatttatcagacgcctttatccagagcgacttacaatcagtagttacatgggacagtccccctggagcaacttaagtgtcttgctcagggacacaatggtagtaagcaggatttgaacctgagtttCATTTTCTTAAGGTGGGATCATACTTTGACAGTAGCCTAGTCAGTTTTGATGAATACAGATAGGTTAATGGATTGAACTAAGATTGATCAGTTCTGGTAAGAGGGTGCGTTCTCTTGTAGTAAATGTTTGATCAAGAAATACATCTCTGAGACATTTGTTTGCTCCTTCAGGCAGCTACTGTCTTCCTGTTTTGAAGAAAGGAGCGTTATATTAAGACTGCAGTGTTGCTCTCTATTGGTGCTTTCTGTTGGTACTGGTGTGTGCACGACTGGGCTACACTGAGTGAGAAATCGTTGTGAACGGCGTGGTTGATATCTGGGGTCAGTGTCGGGCAGCTCTGACATACGAATGATGGAATTTAAATAAGCCCCCCTAAAAAGGCCACATGCTCACGAGTCCCCTAGTCTGATAAATGATTTGGTGAAACTGTACACTTCCACATGAGAACTCCACTCAGTTGTTGGTGGTCATTTCTTGAATACTATCCAGGATGTTGAAATGGAGACGGGGGAAAAGGAGCACTGTGAGCATTTGCTTATCTCCTTTTTTTGGATTTTATCTTAAAGAAACCAAAAGGAGGACACAGGAAGCTCCTCCCAGTTTTAAGGGAAATTGTCTGTTGTTTTGTTAATAgaggctgttctttttttttttagataatatTTAGTTATAAAACATTGAGGCAAGACTCACATGTCAAGCAGCAGGTGCAGCATCAAAATATAATCAATATGTAATTCTCTTAATTTTAAGTaggaataaaatattaattcgTTACGACATTATCTTATATGTAAGTAGTTTGGATGCCACACCCTAAACGTCTTATTATATTCATTGAACcttcaaaatgaacacatttactTTGTTTATCTGAGCCTTGTTTGCTAATGTATGCAAATCTATTTATGGAATTTTCATGGAAGAAATTTGTTAACTTTTTGTTTGGAACAATCCTTATTCAGTTTACAATGTAGTGCAACGTTCACTACAGTTTCTAAACCTCATTAGCCCTCATAAAGGCCAGGAAGTGAAAGCataaatagagaaaaacaatgtgaaaatGGAAAtctctgagggaaaaaaaaagtggcggGGAGGAAGAGATATGAGTGGAAGCAGAGAGGGAGTGGTGAGCAAGGActatcttttactttttttttttaatcaacaaGGGAGGGATCCTTGAAGGCTCCTTCAAGACCCAGAATCCAGTCTAGCTTTTTCATTGACTCCCACAAGAGGTAGAAGAGCAGAGCTGGTGTGAAGAGGCCATCATCAGTACCACTGCCATCCCCACTCTAACCCACTAGTCGCTGTAACATGGGCAGACAGAAGGTCATCCTGGACAAGATTGGCCGCTCCTTACGAATCCGCAACCTGCTGGTTCGCCAGGCTCTGGCGGAATGCTTGGGCACCCTCGTCCTGGTGGTGAGACTCGCCTGTCTTTTATCTACTCCAGTTGCCAGAGCATTCGATGCTGAAACTGTTAACTTGTTTTGTGCTCAGGCGTGTGAGTGGAGAAACGTCACACTCTGTAAAGTCTCTGTTTCTGACACAGGCTGTAACAAGAAACTGCTTTCCACGAGGAACATTCATGTTTTATCATTGAGAGCGTGCGGCACAACTGCTGTCAGTTTCTTGCAAGTGATACAGTTTTGGTGGGGTGtttcgtaaaaaaaataatgttaaatatggctcaacagaaagaaaaaaatatcagtCAGAGGTTAGATTTTTAGATACAATACAATaagtaaaatgtacttttctggcatttatcagacggtcttatccagagcaatttacagtcagtagttacagggacagtgcccccctggagacactcagggttaagtgtcctgctcagggacacaatggtagtaagtgggggttgaatcCTTGACCTTGTGGTTTTCTGATTCAAGTAGAGCCAGAATCCTTAAATAAGACATTTGGGCAAAGTTGTACTCTACAGACAGACATCTTCAGAATTTAATGGGTGGGACAGAGGGCCCTCGCAGTGATAATACACTCAGTTCTAGTAGTCTGTAGAATGAAATAGCAAGGAAAGGATGGTTttgtacacacgcacacacactgacatacacTAAAAAAAGACGCCTTAACTATTTCACAGCATAACATTATTAAACCAGcgataggaaaaaaaaaaaaaactcacttccAACAGGTAGTAAATTAGGTAGAACCGAGAGATATAGAGCTTGTTTGTTCTTGGGATCACCGCATCCCCAGATCTATCATTAGACCCCTCCCCCACGCCAGTGGGCTTTTTAGAAGACCTGCCAGAAATAAAGCCTTTTACCGATAGCAACAACTGCAGCACCTGCAGTTCACCTCGACGCTTGAATTGGAATCAGGTGCTGGGATCTGATAAGAGGAAAATGAGGCTCCTTGGGTTTACTGATGCTCAAAGGATAGCATGTGTGGACAAAGTGGGAGGGATTTGGGGTATTTTGAGCTGGTATGAATATAGGGAGGACCACATTGCTTTATTCTCCTCATGGTTTTAGTCTAAGAGAAGCTAATGGCCCTGAAACTGTGAATATCATAATTTCAGATTTCAATGTTTAAGTATTAATAGGTGACTTCCCACAATTTTTCTTtggaaacaagaacaaaaaaaaaaccttcagaaTCTTCTGGAAGCTctaaaaaagaggaggagggggagaaaatCCTTTTTGAAAAAAGCCAAAGGTCAAATATAGCCTCCGCACACCATCTGTTTCCAATAGAGACCAAAACTCAGCAGCAACAATGCCTTGGAAGGAAAATAAGACTCGTCTGCCCACCTGTTCTGCACAAAGGCAGCACGGAGAGGCACAGCATTATACAACCCGAGCGCCGGTGCACAATCCAACTGTGGCCAAACACAGATGCCCTTAATAACACTTTACTATGGGTGGGTGGCCAGGTAAACACACCCACCATCTTCAGCCATCTCCACGGCCACCTTTTCTCAGACCTCggtttaaaaaaacagcaacaacaagcTAAGGGTGGGTGACCTTGCTGCCGCATCCCAACAAACTGCCACTAATGACATCTTCCTCTTCACATTTGGGTGGTCTTGGGTGAGTGGCTCCCCCTGAACTGGGACCTCTGCTGTGGAGTGTATATGTGTTATAAAATgtaagttttttgttttttttttccaggtgaagcagctgctgcttttttctttgGTATTTTGCCTGCCCCAGACAATGTACTGTCTGTACAGCACAGAGCCCTAAAATAAACCTTGGCTTCTTTGTCTCCGGCCAGATGTTCGGTTGCGGCGCAGTCGCACAGTTGGTGTTGAGCGGAGGCACCCATGGAATGTTCCTCACCGTCAATTTTGCGTTTGGCTTAGCAGCCACGCTGGGGATCCTGGTGTGTGGACAAATCTCAGGTCAGATGCCCAAGTCAAACATTTTAACTAATTTATATAGGAAACTTAATAATGAGTCAATAAAGACGTAGTGAattgcaatttttatttatgtattatttatatttaagaaAACAAAGGAAGAAATTAGAACCTCAAATGAAGATCCTCCTCTATGATGAAAGAACTAGGTCAAAGCCATGAAGTTCTTTATAAACtgtcaaaataacatttaatttagattttcctTGAGAATGGGCTGCATatctgttctttaaaaaaaataattaataataacaaaaaaatacatcacaGAATAAACAGTAATTAAAGTTTTAGCCTTTAAAAAGACGGATGAGATGTAATTTCAAAGATgacagtagtaataataatagtaattataaATAATTGGTAATGCTAATATCAATGATTTCTCTTTCTAACAGGAGGCCATCTGAACCCAAGTGTCACTTTGGCCCTTTGCATTCTGGGCAGGGAGCCCTGGAAGAAATTCCCAGTTTATTTCTTGTTTCAGACACTAGGTGCATTTCTTGGGTCAGGGGTCATATTTGGAATGTACTTTGGTGAGTAGGTTGCAATTTAAAATCATTGCAATATaactcaaatgtaaatgtaaaatcaaatgtaaaatCATATTGGCTAATCTATAATTAGATCAATGGGCCATACCCACTGGACTATGAGGCGAGGAGTTGCATGAGGGGTATTTTTGACTAACATTCATAGAATAGGCCTATTCATGTTTTCTTACTAtattgtttaataaaagctgCAGTTGTGACCAtgccttttaaaaacattacatttgctTTTAATAATATAACTATAACCACCAATCTGTAAATGTACTACACTGTGGTACAATAGCATTTGTTGTATACAATACTGTTGTGGATGTTTTATCTCTGCAGATGCCTTACAGGACTATGGGAATGGCTTATTTCTGGTTGAAGGGCAAAATGCCACTGCTGACATTTTTGCTACATACCCCTCCCAACATCTTTCTCTTGTTAATGGGTTCTTTGACCAAGTAAGTGAAAAAGATGAATTATATGTAttcatgtatatgtatatttacattttcatcctTTGTGGGTTAAACTTGCTGAGAAACATCCTGCAAACATGACTCGCTGTGTAGTGTCCTTAGGGAAAAATTGTACCCTAAGGCCCAAATTCTTTCAATGGCTTTGGCGGAAATTCAGACTCCTCCACCTGCGGAGTGGAGAGGCCGCAAGAAGCTTAACTCCTGCTGTCTGTGTTGAGTACACTTTCCATGGTTATTTCTGAAATATCCATCTCAGACCAGAATCACTTCCAGACCTGTTTCAGTTGGCCAGAACGTATGATTAAGAGCACACATACTGTACATTCCCCAGTGGTGAAACCAAAATTGTAGGTCCAAAAATTCCACATGTATGTGATAGTAACAAACAattcagcacatttacattagtGACTGATGAGTGATTTTCACAAAAGTGGTTACAGtctcattttacatttctctTTGGCTTGATATTCTGAGAATAaattttggttttaaatgagAAAGAGAACAGGCCAAGAATCATGCCTGTAAACATGTAACTGTAgttcaaatgtttattaaattgcACAGACATCATCCACATTACATTTAGGCAGCATTCAGAAGCTAAGTGGAAATCAGATGTGTGGCCAATTGCAATTCATAATTCAGTAGCAGTTTCACTAACATATACAGTAGGTTGAACCTTTTTATGTCAGAGGTCAAATGTACTACTGCATTATTCTGAAGATGTCCTATCAACCATCAAATGGTTTGTCCAGTTGATAGGCACGGctgccctgattgtgtgcatcCTGGCCATCGTGGACCCTCACAACAACTCAGTCCCTAAAGGCCTGGAGGCTTTCACTGTAGGCTTTGTGGTGCTGGTCATTGGACTCTCTATGGGCTTCAACTCAGGCTACGCAGTTAACCCAGCCAGAGACCTGGGACCACGTATTTTTACTGCAATTGCAGGATGGGGCAGTGCAGTTTTCACGtgagtttctttcttttctcccatTTCTATCACTTTGCTCACTCATCTAGTCATATATTTGCTGCATTTAATGcccatttgtcattttaatcaaATTCAAGTTTCTAAGATCTTCTATATTCTGTCCATTGTAGGGCAAAGGACTACTGGTTCTTTGTGCCAATCTTTGCTCCTTTCATTGGGACTCTTGTTGGTGTGCTTGTGTACCAGCTTATGGTAGGTTATCATGTAGAGGGGGAAGCAAGGGAGAACACATCAGTTAAAGATGAAGAGGACAAGGAGCGCCTCAAATTGTCTAACATCAGCACCAGAGATGCTGTGTGACCTTTTGCCGTCTTCCTGTGTACCTCGGTCCAGTTGTACTCCAGCTTCAGCAAGTTCCAAAGGAaaccaagtgaaaaaaaatccctgttCTGTCACAATGTGACACAATGTGTAATGTGACCTTTTGTATATATCATATGCTACAGGCTGTATAAGACCTTGATTATTTTGTGGGTCAAAATTACCATTTTTATAGACACATTCTTCAAACATTGTCCAATTGTATTCTAGATTAAAACAATTTCAGAATAATTCTATAGAACTTGTTTGGGCTGTGGCCATTCACCCTCAATGACAGTGGAGACTGATTGCTATCTTACCATGGTTTGACTAAATAAGGGGTGACATTATCAGCTCATTGACTTGTTTGTTCCTGTTTATGAACATATTGATCTGAAGCTATGCAGTACCTTCTGATTCTGAAATTCATCTCCCCTGTGACAGTCCAAGACTAACCTTAAGGTCTAGTTCTGTAAGACTACTTTTTGCAGTGCCAATAACGCCCATGTGCCCTTTCCCTAAATGAAAGGcaattaacatatttaacaaaGATTATATGATACCTGTTATCCATTTCCTGCTCTCTGTTTGTCCACTGAGGCGCTTTGTGTTTCCAGAACATTGGAAATCTTCTTGGATATGAGGACGTACTATAAGTGTATTGTTACTTAGAACATTACAGTCACACATTCATTGCTCACATATATAGCTTAAAATATACGTACACCTTGAATACTTTGTACACTCTTCTACACAGCAAAAAGTGTTGAAATAACTCCCACAGAGCTCATTTTAACACCTGTGAGTATATAGCTCCTCACTCTCCAGAGATAAATTATCACTTTTTAAAGCTTAAATATTTAACCCTTTTTCTTTCAAAACAGATTAGATTAGAAACATTTCTTGCGTTACTTGTGTTTCCCTATTTCAAAATGATTCAAAATGTTAAGAGTTAATTCCacccaaaaatatttttgaaaaataacatttattttttgcattcatAGACTTGAATTAAAGCATGGTGAATGCACGTATAATGTACAATCTTCTGACACATCGTATATTGAATGCTTATGAATTTTAAGTCAAACATATGTATTAGAAACCATTCATTTCTTTGTACTATTATGAAAGCATGGTTATGATCATCAAACATCTCTGTGTCAAGAATAAAATgtcatcaacagaaaaaaaaatcagttattTGACAAAATACTGGAATACTCCATTTAAGTGCAAACATTAGTCCAACATCATACTCTATACAtcatatttgaaagtgaagtgtttgtcacttgtgatacacagcagcacagtgcacacagtgaaatttgtcctgatattatgatattataTGATATTATAATTAAGCAGTCCTACACCCGAAATAGAACTGAAAGATTTAGTTTTTGCTGACCATCCGCTTATATCTCATATTATCTCAAGGTCACTTtagctcacacaaaaaaatatgaacaaaaacatAACAGCAGTgatggacccataattggaaggttggtggttcgaatcccgaacccccaaggtgccactgagcaagtgaagtgaagtgattgtcacatgtgatacacagcagcacagcacacggcgcacacagtgaaatttgtcctctgcatttaacccatcacccatagtgagcagtgggcagccatgacaggcgccggggagcagtgtgtggggacggtgctttgctcagtggcacctctatggcaccttggcggatcgggcacctgtcatgattacgggggccgcttccttaaccgctaggccaccactgccccaattttaAATCAACTCTGGTCCTGGAGCTCTGAAaagcttagatctttccatgttccaccacacctaaTTCAACTCAAGAATAGGTACAGAGGTTGAATCAGATGTGCTATATGaaagtaaacataaaaaagtaaacataaaaaagatcATTGGAGTCTCTATTACCTCCATAACGGAggtacacacccctcacatgcactcttcaccctcctgccatccgggAAAAAAGGTACAGacgcattcgggccctcactgccagactagcttctagcttctttccacaggccatcagacacctgaacactcagggactttcccctCTGGAGTGACAGACacacctctgttatattgaatacaattatctattaatgcactgttccattttgcacagcaatatttgcaatatt contains:
- the aqp3b gene encoding aquaporin-3b, which codes for MGRQKVILDKIGRSLRIRNLLVRQALAECLGTLVLVMFGCGAVAQLVLSGGTHGMFLTVNFAFGLAATLGILVCGQISGGHLNPSVTLALCILGREPWKKFPVYFLFQTLGAFLGSGVIFGMYFDALQDYGNGLFLVEGQNATADIFATYPSQHLSLVNGFFDQLIGTAALIVCILAIVDPHNNSVPKGLEAFTVGFVVLVIGLSMGFNSGYAVNPARDLGPRIFTAIAGWGSAVFTAKDYWFFVPIFAPFIGTLVGVLVYQLMVGYHVEGEARENTSVKDEEDKERLKLSNISTRDAV